The sequence below is a genomic window from Spirochaetota bacterium.
ACTTATACGGTATCCCTTCTCTCTTGAGTAGTTTTTCAGTTGCACCTGTAACAGCAACAGTTATATCAAAAACCTTCGCTATAGCAGTTCCTATAGACCCCTTATACCTTCTAACATTACCAAAGACTATGTTATCGGCAACAATCCTACCTTGTAAGTTAGCAGGCCACGCCAAAGGAATACCTATCTTCTTCTTTATGACAGGATGATAAACTTCAATAGCATCTCCAATAGCATATATATCAGGGTCCGAAGTTTGTAAGTAATCATTCACAACTATATGTCCTCTCTCTCCTATCTCAAGTCCCGCTTCCTTTGCTAGTTTACTCTCTGGTCGCACACCAATAGAAAGTATCACCATATCAACTGATAGTTTTCTACCACTACTCAAGTTAACTACTATCCTACCATCAAGGTCCTTATCAAAACTTGCTACACTATCCTTAAGATAGAACTCAACATTCTTCGTTTTTAAGTGCTGATGAACCAAAGCAGCCATCTCAAAGTCAATAACCCCCATAACTTGTTCCATCGCTTCAACAATCGTAACCAGAATGCCTCTATGCGCTAGATTTTCCGCCATCTCAAGCCCAATAAATCCTGCCCCTACTATCACCGCTCTCCTCGGTTTGTTTGAATCAATAAATTCCTTTATCCTATCAGTATCTCTTATGTCTCTAAGAGTGAAGATATTTGGTAAATCTATACCCGGTATCGGTGGTTTAACTGGTGTTGCTCCCGGTGAAAGCACAAGTTTATCATACTTCTCCGTATATTCATTACCAGTTCTCAAATCCCTAACTAAAACTTCTTTTTTCTCTCTATCAATCTTCAAAACTTCACTCCTAACCCTAACATCTACATTAAACCTCCTGATAAAGCCTTCAACTGTTTGAACCAAAAGATTACTCCTCTCTTTTATCACACCACCTATGTAGTAAGGTAACCCACAGTTAGCATAAGATATATACTCACCTCTCTCAAAAACCACTATCTCTGCCCTCTCATCCAGTCTTCTCAACCTAGCAGCAGTTGACATACCTCCAGCAACACCACCTACTATCACGCACTTCATAAAAGCCTCCATAAACTACAAACAGTATATAGTATAATAAATATATTGAGATAATTATATCAAAGTTTGAAAAATCTACAATACTTGTAGTATTTTACATAACCAAAATAGATTAGATTTTATAAAGACAGCCTAAATCGTTAGAAAAAACACTAAACTTTATCACAACTCAAAAGAAACACACCTATGTAGAGAGGAAATTACTCACACTAGGATTACAGCAAAACCTTAAGGGTATATTACCTTTTAAATACTACTTTACCAAACTTTGAAGGTGAATAGGATATTAGGTTTTATCTTTAGTCCTCCCATCCAGATTGTTTATATTATCTACACAAATGTATAAAAAAACTACTATCCTAGTTGTAGATGATGAGACTGAAATACTAGTCTCAATAAATAACATCCTCCAAGAAGAGTTTGATGTATTAGTATCAAGAGACTTTTCTCTATCTCTAAAAATACTGGAAGAAATACAACCTGATGTAGCATTAATTGACCTAAAACTAGGAGATAGGGACGGTAGGGAGATCATAAAATCTATCAAAGAGAGGGACTTGAAGACACAGATTATAGTCATATCTGCCTACACTGATATTGAAAATATCGTTGATAGCATCAAACTAGGTGCTTTTGATTTTGTTGAGAAACCTATCTCACCAGCTAGATTGAAGGTTGCTATCAAGAATGCTCTTGAAAATCTAGAATTAAGAAAACTACTAGAAAACAAAATCCTCTCTGAAGGAATAACTACTCAAAACCCTAGGATGAAAGAGATAATCAAACTCGTTGAAAAATCCGCATCCACTAGTTTTCCAGTTCTAATACTCGGCGAATCTGGAACTGGTAAGGAGAGAATAGCATCTCTCATCCATAATTTAAGTAAGAGAAGATATAAAGAGTTTGTTAAACTCAACTGTTCTGCTATACCTTCTGAACTTTTTGAGTCTGAGTTGTTTGGATACGAAAAAGGTTCATTCACTGGAGCATACCAAAGTAAGAAAGGTAAGTTTGAAATAGCAAACGGTGGAACACTATTCCTAGATGAGATCGGCGATTTGTCTCTGGAACATCAGGCAAAACTCCTACGAGCAATAGAATACGGAGAGATAACCAAAATAGGTAGTAAAGAAACAATAAAGGTTGATGTTAGGATAGTATCTGCTACCAACAAAGACCTTGAGAGAATGGTCAAAGAAAAAGCATTCAGAGAAGACTTGTTTTACAGAATAAATGTCATCACAATACATCTACCACCACTCAGAGAAAGAAAAGAAGATATAAAAATACTCGCAGAATTTTTCCTAAAAGAGACGATACAAAAAGAAGGATTACCAAACAAGTATTTAACAGACGAAGCAATCCATTTGCTTGAAAACTATGACTACCCCGGTAATGTAAGAGAACTTAAAAACATCATTCAGAGGCTTGTCATAGTATCAGAAAAGGAAGTTATAACCAAGGAAGATGTCAATAAAGTTATAGCAACAACCAATCTCAATAGAGATTACGATAAACTTGTATCAATCCTATCATCCAAACTACCACCCAACACCGCAAGAGAAGAATTTGAAAAAATCTACCTAAAGCACCACCTTGAGAAAAACCAAAACAACGTCTCAAAAACTGCACTCTCATTAGGTATCCTACCAAACAACCTATTAAGAAGACTCAAAGAACTAGGTTTGAAATAAACATAAAAATTGTGAAACATCAAAAGTCAAAATCATTGATTAAGAATTAAAAAACCTAAACATTCTCAAAGAAAAACGCTACAAAAACTTCAAAGATAGTTATCACACAACAAACATAATCACTATCAACTACGATATATCACTTTTGATACAGTGACAGAACTTTTAACTTCTAGAACGGTATTAGATTACGACAAATCCACCTACTTACTAAAAACTTACATTCAAATGGGCTTAAGGATACCTATTAAGAAGTTTCTAGGTTCAATCTAAAAGCAAATTTCACTAGTAATAACTAGACACTTCCAAATGAAAGTTTTGGCACGCTAATTGAAAAGCATTAATATATGTAAAAGGAGGTATGTATGAAACAAGTAGTGAGAGTGTCAGTTTTGTCGCTTATAGCGGTTGTGTTTGCTCTAACCGCTACACATATCAATGCTGAGGATGATATTAAGGTAACAAGAGCCTCAGACAATATGTTTAAAGGTGAGGGTTTTGGAGGTCCAATAGTCAGTGCTTTTTACATTCCTAGTATAGCTAGTCTGAATGAAAAACTACAATCACTAGGATACCAACAGAGATTTGGTGAAGTTTTGTTAGGAATAGGAGGACAAGGATTTGGCTATACTGGCAATGTACTAATGGGTGGAGGTGGCTCTATAATTATATCATCCTCAATAGAAGGAAAGTTTAACGGAACGAATGTAGTAGCAACATTATCTGGTAGTTTTGGTTTCTTTGAGTTTGGATACGCTGTTATTAAAGCTCCTAATTTTGAATTTGCACCTATTCTAGGCATTGGTGGAGGCGGCTACACGCTTTCATTTAAGTCAAAATCTGAGGCTTACGATTTTGATACCATAGCCAAAAATCCATACTCCTATGCGAACGGAATATCTTATGGAGACTTCAGCATTGAAGTTGGAATACTTACCTATGGTAAATTAATCCTATCCGAAAACATAATCCAACTATGCGATGACCTGAAAATCAAATCATACAGCACAGTAGGACTAATACTAAAGGCTAGTTATATCTTCTCAATAATAGGTAATGATGACTCTATAATATCAGAACCAAGTTTTGGAGATCATACTATCAGTCTAGGTTTATCCATAACCTTCGGTGGCAAAAGCGAGAAGTTATAACTTACAATTTGAGGGTGGCACAGCCACCCTTTGAAAATTAACTAGTGTTAGATATAATTAGACTAATCGGTAGTATCTTTTACCCCTTGGTAGAAGGAATTAGAATAATAGGAGTTCTAATAGGTATTACTGCTCTATCCTCTACCGAAATTGGTTTGGAAAATCCTAGGTTTTTTGAAGACAACAGAGGAAACTTGATCTTCTCATTCAACCTAAAAAACACCTTCAACGATAAGTTCCAAAGGCTTGTTGAAAGAGGGATAACATCAGGATATGCTATAGATGTTTCATTCCAAACAACCAAGATACTTGTGAATGTCTCAATAACTAACAAAGTTACATACAATAACTCAAAGAATATGTTTCTGGTTCATCTTCATAAGAATGCTACGACAAAAAGTATTACAATAAACAGTATAGAGGAAGTAAAAACTGTTATGAACCAAATAAACATTCTTCTTCCAAAGTCTGGAATAGAAGGAGAAGAAGTAACGGTAAGGATAAAAGCAGAACCGTTTTTTGAGTATCAGGAGTTTAGTGATATAGATCCTTCAAGAGCTGTATGGGGCAGAAAACTGAGTGTTGAAATAAAGTATAGACTATGACACAACTGGTAGTCTTACAACTACTTCTGTTGTACCTTCAGAAACGCTAGAGTTTACCGTTATATCACCATAACTCTCAAGTATTATCTTCCTTGTAATTGCTAACCCTATCCCCCTTCCACCTTTCTTATATGATACTCCAAAGTCAAATATCTTATCCAAAATCTCTTTAGGAATACCCCCACCATTGTCCCAAAATCTTACAATAGCAGAATCTCCATCCCTAGATACACTAACTCTAACAATACCCTTACCATCGGTAGCCTCAAAACTATTCTTGAGTATATTAACAAAAGCGTTCATAAGCAAAACCCTATCAACCATAACGAAAACTTCACTTTCACCACTCTCAAACTCAAACTGGAAAAATAGCCTCAACTCTTCAAGAATAGAAATCAAGTTTTCTTTTCTAGGAACTGGTTTCGGAAGAGATGAAATCTCTCTTATTTTGGAAAGAAACTGGTTTATATTATCCAATATTTTGTCAATCCTTCTAATAGTTTCAACGTTTAAACCTTTACCGCTTTGAATTGAGTTTTTTACTTCCGTATATACCGGCGTAAGAAGATTACCAACCTCATGAACCATAACTTTACTTACATCTCTCCAACCTTCAAACCTCTCAAGTTCCGCAACCCTTTTTTCATACTCAACTAACCTAGACACTAGGTTTTGAAACGACAACGATATCTTACCTATATCCTTAAATATAGGTTTAGGAAACGCTATATTTAGACTAACTGGGAACTTGAAGTTAGTAAGAAAATCAACTAGCAACCTCAACTGCCTTGTTATCAGTAAAGAAAGTAGCACAGAGGACAGAACAAAAACTAGAAAGGTAGCACCTGATGTTCTTATCACACTGTTCATAGCATTCCTAAATATCTCCTCTTGCGAGACTAACAAAAAACTAATCTTTCTATCCAGATACATTAGTTCCTTTTCAACCTTCTCAATCTCTCCTCTGCTAACAAGAGCCCTAATCTCTCCAATCTTATTTGAAATCTCAAACATATTGAACTTACCTACCATAGTATTCCATAGGCTAAATCCAAACCAAACGGTTAGAACAGAATAAACTGCTGACACCAAAATAACCAGAATAATTATAACCTTCCTCATAACTAAATTTTGACTAAACATCCGTAAGTTTTAAAAACTTACATTCAAAACCCCTTGAGTCTAAATTTTATTAAACGATAGTTCAGAAGTATTATTGGATACTAGTATGACTCATCAAATACAGAAACTTCTTCGTCTTCCTGTGTGTTGTAAGTTAGGTAATCCTCACAGTTCTCGGCATCATAAACTATTACGGTTTGATCTCTAACCTCAATCATCCTATAATAACCATCTTTACCTATTGAACCCGTTTGAACATGGTAAGGACCTACTCCTTTTGCAACCAATGGGAAGGATGTTATAAGGTTTGATCCATTATCAAAAACTCTGTTTTTGTGAGTATGACCTGACAATATCAAAGATACATCGTAACTTGTTATTATCCTCTGAAACTCTTCTCTACCTAGTATGAATACATCCTCTTGTATTCCATTTTTCGGGCTTAAAAAAGGATGGTGGGTAATGATGATGTTTGTATTGCTAGAGTTTTTCAGCGCATCTTCAAGAAATTCTAGTTGATGCTTAAATAGACCAACACCTTCGGAACTAGGTATCATCAAGTTGTGTAGATGGAAGGAATAACTATAGTCATACCCCGTGTCAAGGAATATGAGCCTTACATTCTTAATATCAACATAGTAATTCAAAAATTCACTTCCAATGAAACTTCTGTAATTTGGGATATCCTTAAGAGAGAATTTAAAAAGTGTTCCGTATTCGTGATTACCCGGGACAAAATACAGCGGTATCTTCATCTCTCTGTCAAAGTAGAAAATACCATCGGAGTAGTAGAATAGATCATTTAATATCTCATAGTTTGACTTTGCTAAAATTCCCTCGCCAAACTCAACTATGTCACCAGAAATTATAACTACATCAGGAGACAGCAGATTAAGGTTCATCCTCAAAATTTCTATATTTCTAACATAATTCCTAGAGAACAAGTTGATGCTATCTATATGCAAATCAGTAAGATGTAGTATTCTCAAACTCATCTAAAGTTTCCTCAAAAATATTATAAATGATAAAGTTTCAAAAGTGTAACTTAGACAAACTTAAATTTGTTTAAGAGTAATGTTGAGAATTTCAGAGAGTGTAGAACTAGGAATGTCTTTGATTGTTCCTAGTCTGCCATCCTTTAATAGCACCTATGATATTCATTAGGTAAAACTTTTCGTTTTTCATAATACTCTCTATCCTCACTTCAAACACCTATACTTCGCCCAGAATAAAATCTGCTAAATTCCTAAAGAATTCACCTTTGAAAAGTTCACTTTTTCACTCCTCTTGCCTTTATCTTACAAAAGTAAAAGGAAGTTTTCTAACATCAATTTTTACAAAACCCTACTCCAAACTTCAGGTAGTAAATACTTGAATAGAAAAGATTCTTATCTAAATAATTTCACTATGGATCTAGGCATAAGAGGAAAGACTGCTTTGGTAACTGCTAGTAGTAAAGGTATAGGTAAGGCAGTAGCTACCGCTTTGGCTAGCGAAGGTGCTAGAGTAATAGTATCTTCAAGCAATCTAGACAACATAAAATCAACCGAAATGGAGCTAAAACAAAAAGGTTTTGATGTCTATTCTTATGTTTGTGATCTATCCAAGGCTAGTGATGTTGTGAAGCTTGCGGATGAGGTTTTGAGAGATTTTGGAAAGATTGATATTCTCGTTTTCAACACAGGAGGACCTAAACCTGGATACTTCTTTGAACTTGAAGAAGAAGATTGGTATAGGGCGTTTGAACTTGTATTAATGTCAGCAGTGAGACTTACAAAGAAACTACTACCGAAAATGATAGACAACGGCTGGGGAAGGATTATCTACTTAACATCAGTAGCAGTAAAAGAGCCAATAGACGAACTACTGCTTTCAAATGTCTTTCGTTCAGGAGTAAATGCTCTCTCAAAATCACTTTCAAGAACGATAAGAAAGGATAATGTAACGTTCAATGTAATCTATACGGGCAACATCCAGACAGAAAGGGCTAAAGGCCTCCTTGAATACATAAGCAAAAAAACAGAAAAACCGTTTGAAGAAGTAAAGAAAAGTATGGAATCATCCATACCTCTCGGAAGATATGGAAGTGTAGAAGAGATAGCAAACTTTGTTACATTCCTCTGCTCTGAAAAAGCAAGTTATGTAAACGGTACTAGTATCCAAGTTGATGGTGGTTTCTTAAGAAGTATCTAAAACTATGTATTGCTTTCTTATTAAACTCAAAAGATTCTTTCTGTCAATTCTAGGCAAAAAAGACAAGATTAGGATAGGTATTCTTATTTCTGGGCGCGGTTCAAACATGGAAGCAGTTATAAAGGGCTGCAAAGAAGGCAAGATTAGAGGGAAAGTAGTAATTGTAATAAGCGACAAACCAGATGCAAAAGGTATTGAAGTTGCTAGAAGTTATGGTGTCAAGGCTATATACGTTTATCCGGGCAAGTATAAAACTAAATTTGAGGAAGAAAGAGAGTGGGAATATGTTAGGATACTCAAAAGACACTGTGTTGACATAGTAGTTATGGCGGGATTTATCAGAATAATAAAAACCCCCCTACTCTCTTCATTCAAAAACAGGATAATAAACATCCATCCATCGCTTTTACCTAAGTATCCCGGACTTGAAACACACGCTAGAGTTCTAGAAGCCGGTGAGAAAATTCACGGCTGCACGGTCCATTTCGCTAATGAGATTGTTGATGGCGGCAAGATAATTATGCAAGCAAAGGTAAAGGTTCTTCCAAACGATACTCCTGACACACTATCAAGGCGAGTCCTTGAGAAAGAACATAAGATACTAGTTAAAACACTATCACTTATTGCAGACGGCAAAATATCCTACGAAACCCTCAAAAAACCAATTGTCTATGAAATAAACGACAAGATTGAGTAAAAATTTCCAAAACTAACATTTGACTTTATCTTTACGAAACATTTACAAATTGTTTAAGTTTCTCATAAAGAATAAGATTTATGAAATACAATGTGTTGTTCCTTTGCGTTCAGAATGCTGGTAGAAGTCAGATGGCAGAAGCCTTCGCTCGGGAGTTAGGAAGTCATATAATCAATCCATACAGTGCTGGCTCAAATCCTGCTAGAGAAATTAACCCAGTTGTAAAACAATGTATGGAAGAG
It includes:
- a CDS encoding SDR family oxidoreductase; its protein translation is MDLGIRGKTALVTASSKGIGKAVATALASEGARVIVSSSNLDNIKSTEMELKQKGFDVYSYVCDLSKASDVVKLADEVLRDFGKIDILVFNTGGPKPGYFFELEEEDWYRAFELVLMSAVRLTKKLLPKMIDNGWGRIIYLTSVAVKEPIDELLLSNVFRSGVNALSKSLSRTIRKDNVTFNVIYTGNIQTERAKGLLEYISKKTEKPFEEVKKSMESSIPLGRYGSVEEIANFVTFLCSEKASYVNGTSIQVDGGFLRSI
- a CDS encoding metallophosphoesterase; this translates as MSLRILHLTDLHIDSINLFSRNYVRNIEILRMNLNLLSPDVVIISGDIVEFGEGILAKSNYEILNDLFYYSDGIFYFDREMKIPLYFVPGNHEYGTLFKFSLKDIPNYRSFIGSEFLNYYVDIKNVRLIFLDTGYDYSYSFHLHNLMIPSSEGVGLFKHQLEFLEDALKNSSNTNIIITHHPFLSPKNGIQEDVFILGREEFQRIITSYDVSLILSGHTHKNRVFDNGSNLITSFPLVAKGVGPYHVQTGSIGKDGYYRMIEVRDQTVIVYDAENCEDYLTYNTQEDEEVSVFDESY
- a CDS encoding sensor histidine kinase, with translation MRKVIIILVILVSAVYSVLTVWFGFSLWNTMVGKFNMFEISNKIGEIRALVSRGEIEKVEKELMYLDRKISFLLVSQEEIFRNAMNSVIRTSGATFLVFVLSSVLLSLLITRQLRLLVDFLTNFKFPVSLNIAFPKPIFKDIGKISLSFQNLVSRLVEYEKRVAELERFEGWRDVSKVMVHEVGNLLTPVYTEVKNSIQSGKGLNVETIRRIDKILDNINQFLSKIREISSLPKPVPRKENLISILEELRLFFQFEFESGESEVFVMVDRVLLMNAFVNILKNSFEATDGKGIVRVSVSRDGDSAIVRFWDNGGGIPKEILDKIFDFGVSYKKGGRGIGLAITRKIILESYGDITVNSSVSEGTTEVVVRLPVVS
- a CDS encoding sigma-54 dependent transcriptional regulator; its protein translation is MYKKTTILVVDDETEILVSINNILQEEFDVLVSRDFSLSLKILEEIQPDVALIDLKLGDRDGREIIKSIKERDLKTQIIVISAYTDIENIVDSIKLGAFDFVEKPISPARLKVAIKNALENLELRKLLENKILSEGITTQNPRMKEIIKLVEKSASTSFPVLILGESGTGKERIASLIHNLSKRRYKEFVKLNCSAIPSELFESELFGYEKGSFTGAYQSKKGKFEIANGGTLFLDEIGDLSLEHQAKLLRAIEYGEITKIGSKETIKVDVRIVSATNKDLERMVKEKAFREDLFYRINVITIHLPPLRERKEDIKILAEFFLKETIQKEGLPNKYLTDEAIHLLENYDYPGNVRELKNIIQRLVIVSEKEVITKEDVNKVIATTNLNRDYDKLVSILSSKLPPNTAREEFEKIYLKHHLEKNQNNVSKTALSLGILPNNLLRRLKELGLK
- the purN gene encoding phosphoribosylglycinamide formyltransferase codes for the protein MYCFLIKLKRFFLSILGKKDKIRIGILISGRGSNMEAVIKGCKEGKIRGKVVIVISDKPDAKGIEVARSYGVKAIYVYPGKYKTKFEEEREWEYVRILKRHCVDIVVMAGFIRIIKTPLLSSFKNRIINIHPSLLPKYPGLETHARVLEAGEKIHGCTVHFANEIVDGGKIIMQAKVKVLPNDTPDTLSRRVLEKEHKILVKTLSLIADGKISYETLKKPIVYEINDKIE